The DNA window CGGCTCGATCCTGCTCGGGTGGGCGACACCGACGGAAGGTGCGGCGTGCGGTGCGATCGGGGCGCTGTTGCTCACCCTCGCATACGGCAAGATGACGACCGGGCGGTTCTACGAGGCGCTCATCAAGACGCTCGAAATTTCGGTCCTCATCCTCTTCCTGGTCGCGGCGTCCAACTTCTTCGGGGCGGTGTTCTCGCGGCTCGGCACGCCGACCATGCTGACCGAGCTGCTGCTCGGGCTCGACGTCGACAAGTACGTCGTGCTGGCGATCGTGATGGCCCTCATATTCCTTCTCGGATGGCCACTCGAGTGGGTGCCTATCGTGCTCATCATCGTGCCGATCCTCATTCCGCTGATCGACAAGCTGGCGTTCATCGAGGGCGACCCACAGGCCAACCTCATGTGGTTCGGCATTCTCGTTGCCGTGAACTTGCAGACGGCCTGGCTATCGCCGCCCGTGGCGCTGTCGGCCTACTTCCTCAAGGGCGTGGTGCCGGAGTGGGACCTCAAGGACATCTATCTCGGGATGATGCAGTTCATGGTGCTGCAGCTCTTCGGGCTGGTGCTGCTCATCATCTTTCCCGAGATCGTGCTGTGGCTGCCGTCGGTCATCTACGGCAAGTAGGGATGTGAAAAAGGGCGCCCCGGCGGGGCGCCCTTGCTTGGATCTTCACCCTTTCGCTCCACCGCATCCCCGCCGCGGCGTCATCGGCGGGAACGGGAAAGGTCGGCGGCGCGTGATCAGTACGCCTGCTGCGTCTTCAGGCCGTGCTGGCGGGCGCGGAGGGCCTTGCGAGTTTTGTTCCACTCCTCGCCTTCGGAGGCGATCGCGGCGGAGTCGGCGCGGTTCTTCTCGGCGAGTTCGCTGAGCGCGGGAGCCGCATAGAGCACGGCGCCGGTCGCAAGCTCTTGCGCGTTGCGCTGGAGCAGCTCGCGAGCGGCCTCCACCTGACCCTGGTCACGCAAGCGCACGGCCTGCTCGCTCACCTCGTTGGAGACCTGGAGGACGACATCGGCCATGACGTCCTTGTCGAGGCTGGCCTCGGCCTCCGTCTCGGAGCGGGTCAGACGGCCGCGCACCTGGCTCGTCACGTTCTGTTCGCTCGCGCCGGCCGCGGTGCCGCGATAGCGGACCCCGACGTCGGCGATGGCTGCGTCACCGGCGGCGCCGTCGGCGGGCACCTCGAGCTCGAGCACGACATATTTCTCCTGGGCGCCGTAGAGCTGGTTGAGGCGCATGGTCACGCGGCCGCCGTCGATCTCGGCCTCGCGGCCGAGGACGCGCTTGGGGCGAAAGCCGGTGTGGCAGTTGATCTCGATGACGACGTCCTGGGCAACGACCGAGAGGACGTCGCCGAACTCCTGGTTGAAGATGCGGACGAGATCATCCTCCTTTTCCACGAAGGCGTGGTTGCCGTCCGAGTTGTAGGCGAGCTTGGCCATGAGGTCCTCGTTGTAGCCGAGGCCGAGGCCGATGGTAGTGACCGAAATACCATCCTTGACGGCCTCACGACCGAGGGCGCCGAGTTCGTCGGGCGTGCTCGGGCCGACGTTGGCGAGGCCATCGGAGAGGAGAATGACGCGGTTGACGCGGTTGTCGGCGAGGAATTTCTTGACCTGGGCGACGCCCTCGCGCGTACCGGCGTAAAGGGCGGTGCGGCCGGCGGCGGTGAGGCGCTTGATATCGGCGATCATCTCGGCGTGACCATCGACGCGGGTCGCCGGCAGGACGATGTCGACCTCGTGGTTGTAGGCGACGATGGCCGCGATGTCGCGCTGTTCGAGGCGCGACAGAGCCATGATCGCGGCCTCCTTGGCGCTATCGAGCTTGGCGCCCTGCATGGAGCCCGAGCGGTCGACGACGATGGCGACATTGACGGGCGTGCGGGCGGCCTCGGTTTCGGGGCGGACCCCCTCGAGGTTGATGCGAAGATAGATCGTGGTGGTCTTGCCGGGGACGACGGCCGACTGGCCGAGGCGTGTCTCGACCCGCACCTCGGCGGCCGAGGCCAGCGGGGCGAGGCCCGATGCGGCGGCCAGAACGGCGGCCGCAAGGCCAATTCTGCGGATTACAGCCATGCTGTTGGAGCTCCGGTTTCTACACGGGGAAGAAACAGATAGCCCAGGAGTGCGGCGGAAATGGGGGTGGGCTGATCAGCGGCTTCGGCGGGATTCGAGATTGATGATCTCGCCGTCGGCCGAGCGCTCCGGCTCCCTTTCGACGAACTCATGCAGGCGCGTCGCCGGAGGCAAGAGATCAAGTATGGCGTCGATAGTGCGATTGCCAACACCGCCGTTGGTCACGGTGTCAAAATCCTCAAGTAGGCCAGCCGACACGCGCGACATGCGGACGTCCTCGCCGTGGTTGGCAAAACGCGAGTCGGTCAGTACACGCTGCCGCGTCTCGTCGATGAAGGTCTCAAGTCGCAGAAGCACCCAGAACGGCAGGCGTTGCATGGTCTCATGCTTGAACTCGTCGCGGACCTCGGCGACATGATCGCCACCCGTCTTGCCTGCCGCGTTCTCGATCGCCGCAGCGAGCCGGGCTAATTCAACCTGACGCACGCTTTCGATCACATCGCGGCCGTCTCGTCGCTCGTCGAGGAAGGCATTAAGGCGCAATTCGACGTCTTCCGGTCCGGCGGACGCCGCCAGTGCATTGAGTCGGTGCTGCGTCACCTTGTTGTCGAGGCCGAGAACGGTATTCAGAATGGCCCCCATCGCCAGGCGGGCGTACTGACGCTTTCCCTCTTCCTGACGGGCGAGGGTTTCCGCCGGACTCGGAAGAGCCTTTTGTTCCTCGGGGGCGGCCAACGCCTTCCTTGCGGCGGTGCTCGGCGCCGGCAGGAGATCTGCTGCAATGCGGCGCATCTGGTTCTTCAGGAACTTGTGCTCGTAGTCGGCAATCAAGTCGAAGGTCGTTGCCGGGAACTCGTTCATATTGCCCGCAGCCACTCCCCTTGCTGTACCCTTGAGCCCGTCCGCGCGCACTTTGGTCAGGCTGCGGTAGAAGGCCCGGTCGACGACATAGATGCCGGAACTCAAGTGCGTTTCCGCGCCCGGATTGATGCTGCCGGGCACCGACGGGCGCTTGTGGGCGGCAACGTGTCCCTCGGCCTTGCCGACGTGGAGGAGATTACGCGCCATGTCGGCCAGACAATACTTCAGATGTTCAAAGGCACGTTTTAAATCCTCCTCAGAGTAACCTCCTCCTTCGCGATCTTTGTCTACAACCATCGCGCTAGCCGTCTTGGCAAGCAGAGGTTGGCGGCGCTGGCTCAACTCTTCGACGGCCTCGTTAAAGTAGACGACGTGAGTGAATTTATCGCTATGGTGACGGAACTCACTCGCGTCCGGGAGTGCCCTCATGAGGCGAAGGAGAAAATCGGCGTGCGTCGCCGGATTCGGCTGGGCGGCCTCCTCGATGATCACCGCGAGACGTTTGATTTCATCGTCGAGAACCCCGTGCTCCTCTTTCTTGACCCTGCGCTCGCTCTCACGCTCGATGCGCAGGCGATCCTCCTCGGAAAGCGGGAACTGGTGGTCGACGCTGGCGATGATTTTCCGCGCGCTCGACGTCTGGAGCTCGCTGCGCAACTCCGGATTGGTGACGTATTCGCGGTCGCAAATGAGGTTGAGCTGGCGGTAGAACGGACCCTTGACGTGGTAGCGGCCGTTGCCGTCGTCATGCACGAGGCCGAGGTCGGAGCCGGCCGTCAGGATGCGCGAGGCGGTGGCGCGCAGGCCCGTCGGAAGGCCCGATATATCCACCACGCCCATATAGGGTCCGCTCTCCTTGACCGGCTTGAAGTGATCGAGGACGAGGTGCGCATTGGCATAGCGCATGCGCCCGTTCTCGCCGAGAGCGGCATTGAACATCGTCTCGCGCATGGAAACGGTCATGCCGTCGTCGACCGGCACCTCGGCAAGCGGGGAGCGCATGACGTTGGCGCCGAAGAGCCCCGACATGAAGACCAGCGCGTCGACCGCGATGGCGATCGCGAGGGCCAGATAGGCGAGGTTGTTGCCGTCGTTGAAGGCGTTCGCGGTGACGACGAAGCGGTGCGCCTTGTCGTCGCGGTTGAGGGCGACGCGGTTGAGGAGGGTGCGGAATTCCTCCGTGTCGCCGCCGGGAAGGCCCGAATCCTGGATGCAGGCGTTGCCGTGGCGCAGCAGCGAGTTCGCGGTGCCGCCCGAGACCCGCTCGCCGGCCGCGCAATTCTCGCGGAAGGCGGCGAGGGCGCCATTGTAGTTGAAGACCTCTGAGGCCGCCTCGCTCGCTGCTTCGGGCTCGCAGTCGAGGCCCGAGGTCTGTTCGGCGAGGGTCGGGACCTGGCCGACGGCGACGCGCAGCGCATTGCAGAGCGCCTGGATGCGGTCGTAGGTCTCCTTGGTCGGGTCGCGGCGGAAGGTGGCGCGCTCGCGCTCGATCTGACGGATGCCTCCGGCCGCGTCGAGATCGTCGGCAATGTTGCTGCCGGCGTCGGCCTGGACGGTAGCAAGGCGCTGCTTGGCGGCGTCGATCTCGACGTCGAGCGCGGCGATCCGCGTGGCGATCTGTTCGAGACGGGCGTTGCGCGCGGCGCGCTGGTCGTCGAGGCGGCCGAGGTCGGCGACGATGGCATCGAGCCGGCGCTGCAATTCGTCCTGGTCGAGGCGCAGGCCGGCGAGGCGGTCGCGCAGCTCGCGCCACTTCGGCCCGCGGCCCGCCTGGCCGGTGCCCCGCACGCCCTCGGCCTCACCGCGCATGTCGGCCTCGGCCTTGATGATCTCCTCGCGCTTTGCGGCGAGGGCGGCCTCGATCTCGGCGCGGCGGGCTTGCGGACTTGCCGGGTCGGCGACGGCGGCGGCGGCATCGGGCGTTTGGGCGGCAAGCAGGCGAGCCTGCTCGGAAGCGAGGGTCACACGCTCCTGCTCGGCGCGCGAGATCGTCGTGCGCTCGGCGGTCTCGCGGGCGCTCTGCTGGCCGACGCGGTCCAGCTTCATGCGGGTCAGCTCTTCGGGCGCACGCTGCGCCACCCCGACGAGCGCCGAGAGGTCGGCATTGTAGCCCTGCCAGGCGCTGGAGGCGAACAGGCGCTCGACGGCCTCGCGCCGGCGCAGCTCGATACGCGCGCCGACGTCGGCGACGACGCCTGCGACATTGTTGCGTACGCGCAATTCGGCGGCACGCTCGCGCTCCTTCTCATCGAAGATGTGCGAGAAAAGGCTGTCGAACGAGAAAAAGACCGAGGTCGCCATGCAGGCCGCGAACATCAGCCAGAGCGGCAGGTTGGCGAGGATCGTCTTGATGCCCCGCAGGTACGGCAGGACGATATCGTCACTGAACGAGGTGGTGCCGAAGAGCCCGGCCAGGACGGCGACGCCGGCGAATAGCAGCAGGCGCTGGAGGTCGAAGCCGGCGCTGGCGTCGGCACTGAACCAGGTCCAGACGGTCGGTCCGCCGAAAAACATGGAATCGGCGAGCAAGGTGGCGCCGAGCACGGTCGCCCCGACGATGATCGCCCTCAGCCACCAGCGGCGCCCGACCGGCTGGGTGGGGCGGGCAAAGCCCTGCGCGAAACTCTCGCCGATGAGCCAGGCGGCGATCAACATCACGCCTTGAATACCGAACGTGATCAATAGGCTGAGAACCCAGTCCCCGGTGAAGTTGCGCATCCCGTCCCAGGTCGTCCAACCGGAGGCGAGCGAGAGCACGAGACCGGTCAGGCCGAGCAACACCAGCCGCCAGTTGGTCAGCACCTGGGTCGAGAAGATGCGCCACATGTGGCTGAAATGTCCGCTGCCCGAGAGGAGGCCCGGAAGGCCGAGGCGGCGGGCCATGACGGCCACGCTGGCAACCACGAGGAGGATCAGCAGAGGCGTGACGAGTTGGGGCAGGGTGGCCGCAAAGCTCGCCGCGACCCCTTCGAGGCCCTTGAGGGTCGCGGCCAAGAGGTCCTGCTCATGGCCCGCACCGGCAGGCGCGCTCGCAGCCGCCTCCGCGCGATGCGGCCAAGCGAGGGCCAGCGTCGCCACGACGGCCAACGGCCCGCGCGCCGGCATGCCCAGCCAAGCAACCGCGGCGCGGCAGGCCGCCAACCGCCTCGCTGGCGACAGTCCCTCTCTCAGAACAGACAATCCGAACCGCATCCGCACTCGAGGCCCCGCTTGTCGAGCAAACTAGCACAGCTAAATGAATACTACATCATTACGCGCGTGAACGCATGATGAACTCGGCGCTCCACCGGTCATCCAACAGCGATGGCCGCCCCTTGCGGCGGCAATGGGACCGCCGTCACAGTGATCTGGTATGCCATCGTCCTTCGGAAAAGGTCCGATGGCAGGTTGGTGCTCCGGGGCGGCCGGTCAGACGAAGCTTGACGCCCGGGTCCCGCACCTCCAGCTTTCGCGCCGAACCGGCCGTGCCGAGCCCCTCAGTCCGCGGAGCCAGCATCGATGACCCAGCACAATGTCATTCGTAGACCGACGACCGGGGTGCGGATCGGCAGCGTCACGATCGGCGCGGGCGCGCCGGTGGTCGTGCAATCGATGACCAATACCGATACCGCCGATGCCGCCCGCACGGCGGCGCAGGTGGCGGCGCTGGCGCGGGCGGGCTCGGAGATCGTGCGCATCACGGTCGACCGGCCGGAGGCGGCTGCCGCGGTGCCGCACATCAAGGAGCGGCTCGCCGCGATGGGCTGCCAGGTGCCGCTGGTCGGGGACTTCCACTACAATGGGCACAAGCTGCTCGCGGATCATCCGGCCTGCGCCGAGGCGCTCGACAAGTACCGGATCAATCCCGGCAACGTCGGCTTCAAGGCCAAGCGCGACACGCAGTTCGGCCAGATCATCGAGCGGGCGCTCGAATACGGCAAGCCGGTGCGCATCGGGGTCAACTGGGGCAGTCTCGACCAGGAACTGCTGACCCATCTCATGGACGAGAATTCGCGGCTGCCCGAGCCGCGCGACGCGCGGGAGGTGATGCACGAGGCGATCGTGCAGTCGGCGCTGCTCTCGGCGGACCGGGCGAATGCGATGGGGCTTGGCGACGAGCGGATCATCCTCTCGGCCAAGGTCAGCGCGGTGCAGGATCTGGTGGCGGTCTACCGGCTGCTCGCCAGCCGCTCGGGGCGCGCCCTGCATCTCGGGCTGACGGAGGCGGGCATGGGCTCGAAGGGCATCGTCGCGTCGAGTGCCGGCATGGCGATCCTGCTGCAGGAGGGAATCGGCGATACCATCCGCGTCTCGCTGACGCCGGAGCCGGGAGGCGATCGCACGCTCGAGGTGAGGGTCGCCCAGGAGCTGCTCCAGACCATGGGGCTGCGATCCTTCGTACCGATCGTTGCGGCGTGCCCAGGCTGCGGGCGCACCACCAGCACGGTCTTTCAGGAACTCGCCAAGCAGATCCAGGACCACGTGCGCGAGCGCATGCCCGATTGGAAGGTACGATATCCGGGGGTCGAGGAAATGAATCTCGCGGTGATGGGCTGCATCGTCAACGGGCCGGGAGAGTCGAAACACGCCGATATCGGCATTTCACTCCCTGGTACCGGCGAGGCGCCCTCCGCGCCGGTGTTCATCGACGGGCAGAAGGCGATGACGCTCAGGGGCGCCGACATCGCGCGCCAGTTCACCGAGATCGTGGAAGCCTACGTCGAGCGGCGCTACGGGGCAGGCAGACGCGATCAGGCGGGGGCGGCTCCCGCACTCGTCAACGAGAGCAAAACAACGTAGCCGGCGTAGGCGGCAAGCAGTGCGCCGCCCTCGAGGCGCGTCACGCGCCATCCGGTGACCGCAACGACGAGCAGCGCGGCGGTCGCGGCGAGCATCACCCAGACGTCGACTTGCATGATCTCCGGCGGGATGACGAGCGGCTGGACGACCGCGGTAACACCGAGAATACCGAGGATGTTGAAGATGTTGCTGCCGACGATGTTGCCGAATGCGACGTCGCCCTGACCACGCACCGCAGCCATCGTGGAGGTCGCGAGTTCCGGCAGGGAGGTGCCAACGGCGACCACCGTCAGACCGATCAAGGTTTCCGAGACGCCGAGCGACGCGGCAAGCTCGATGGCCGCGCGCACGAGGACATCAGCGGCCACCAGAAGGACGAGAAGGCCGATGCCGGCTTGCCCCAGGGCAAACAGAATGGGGCGGATCGTGGTCGAGGCACCCGACATCTCATTGGGCTCCGCAGTGCCGGCGCCCTCCACATCGCCACGCTCGTGAAAATAGGTCGCAACCACGTAGGTCGCGAGTAGCGCGACGAAAAGAAGGCCGACCGCGCGCCCCATGGAACCGGCCATCAACGTCAGACCGCAGGCAATCGTGACGGCCAGCAGCACCGAACCGTCGCGCAGCATGGCGCGCCGCCGCGTGACGATCGGCCGCAAGAGCGCGGCAAGGCCGAGGATGAGGAAGATATTCGCTATGTTGCTACCGACGACATTGCCGACGGCGATGCCGGGAGAACCTGCGGCGGCGGCCTGGATACTGGTGACGAGCTCGGGAGTGGAGGTGCCGAAACCCACCAGTGTCAAGCCGATCACGAGTGGGGAGATGCCGAGCCGGGCGGCAATGGCGACGGCACCGCGCACGAGCAGTTCACCACCGAGCATGAGGCCAGCCAACCCGAGACCGAGCATGAGGTAGGTCATCGCGAATACGTCTCCCTTCGGCCGGTGGCCATGCGAGGAAGTGCTGTCGGGAAGGGTCGTGCCGGATGGCGGAGGTTCGGCCGACGGGCGAGAACAATGGGCGGGGCACGCTACGGGCAGGTGCGTGTGATGGTACTCGGCGAACGTCGGCCAGAGCCGGCGCGCACGATCTGAAGGAAAAGAAATCAACGACTGGCCGAAGCGATCCGATCTTGCGCCGCCGCACTCCCCTGCGTCCGGCCCGGAGCCGCTCCGGCACCGCCGAGGCCCAGTGCGCAAGTCAGACGCCGGTGCCCTGCCCTTCCCACCAGGATGGCGGCTCGGCACCCTGGCGCAAGGCGACCTCGGCGCGATAAGCCTTTCGGAAGACAACGACGAAGAGAACCAGTGCCGCAACCACCGAAATCCAGTACGCGCCATGCTCCACGAGCGCTGG is part of the Hyphomicrobiales bacterium genome and encodes:
- a CDS encoding VWA domain-containing protein, which produces MAVIRRIGLAAAVLAAASGLAPLASAAEVRVETRLGQSAVVPGKTTTIYLRINLEGVRPETEAARTPVNVAIVVDRSGSMQGAKLDSAKEAAIMALSRLEQRDIAAIVAYNHEVDIVLPATRVDGHAEMIADIKRLTAAGRTALYAGTREGVAQVKKFLADNRVNRVILLSDGLANVGPSTPDELGALGREAVKDGISVTTIGLGLGYNEDLMAKLAYNSDGNHAFVEKEDDLVRIFNQEFGDVLSVVAQDVVIEINCHTGFRPKRVLGREAEIDGGRVTMRLNQLYGAQEKYVVLELEVPADGAAGDAAIADVGVRYRGTAAGASEQNVTSQVRGRLTRSETEAEASLDKDVMADVVLQVSNEVSEQAVRLRDQGQVEAARELLQRNAQELATGAVLYAAPALSELAEKNRADSAAIASEGEEWNKTRKALRARQHGLKTQQAY
- the ispG gene encoding flavodoxin-dependent (E)-4-hydroxy-3-methylbut-2-enyl-diphosphate synthase, giving the protein MTQHNVIRRPTTGVRIGSVTIGAGAPVVVQSMTNTDTADAARTAAQVAALARAGSEIVRITVDRPEAAAAVPHIKERLAAMGCQVPLVGDFHYNGHKLLADHPACAEALDKYRINPGNVGFKAKRDTQFGQIIERALEYGKPVRIGVNWGSLDQELLTHLMDENSRLPEPRDAREVMHEAIVQSALLSADRANAMGLGDERIILSAKVSAVQDLVAVYRLLASRSGRALHLGLTEAGMGSKGIVASSAGMAILLQEGIGDTIRVSLTPEPGGDRTLEVRVAQELLQTMGLRSFVPIVAACPGCGRTTSTVFQELAKQIQDHVRERMPDWKVRYPGVEEMNLAVMGCIVNGPGESKHADIGISLPGTGEAPSAPVFIDGQKAMTLRGADIARQFTEIVEAYVERRYGAGRRDQAGAAPALVNESKTT
- a CDS encoding calcium/sodium antiporter — its product is MTYLMLGLGLAGLMLGGELLVRGAVAIAARLGISPLVIGLTLVGFGTSTPELVTSIQAAAAGSPGIAVGNVVGSNIANIFLILGLAALLRPIVTRRRAMLRDGSVLLAVTIACGLTLMAGSMGRAVGLLFVALLATYVVATYFHERGDVEGAGTAEPNEMSGASTTIRPILFALGQAGIGLLVLLVAADVLVRAAIELAASLGVSETLIGLTVVAVGTSLPELATSTMAAVRGQGDVAFGNIVGSNIFNILGILGVTAVVQPLVIPPEIMQVDVWVMLAATAALLVVAVTGWRVTRLEGGALLAAYAGYVVLLSLTSAGAAPA